A genomic window from Populus alba chromosome 19, ASM523922v2, whole genome shotgun sequence includes:
- the LOC118053880 gene encoding terpene synthase 10 produces MALTHFASSFCTLPALASPSRTLVGPVSSKNYRSLPTKVRSMVATEAAGQILRRSANYQTSIWEYDYVQSLTSKYKGEPYTSRSEKLKANIRMMLANASKPLDQLELIDALQRLGLSYHFVDEIKSTLKSLFYKNHIENTKTVHDLYATALEFRLLRQHGYKVPQEVFNQFKDEQGNFRAWIHDDLKGMLFLYEASYFLVEGESILEDARDFTTKNLEKYVKKCNPSEYLSKMVSHALELPLAWRMLRLEANWFIKVYETKTDMEPVLLELAKLDFNMVQAVHQEDLKHSSRWWKRTGLGEKLDFARDRLVENFLWTVGVIFEPQFGNCRRMLTKVNSLITTIDDVYDVYGTLDELELFTDAVVRWDLNFMDRLPDYMKLCFLAFYNSVNEMAYDILKYQGVDILPYLKKAWADLCKSYLLEAKWYFSGYTPTLQEYMDNAWISISAPVILVHAYFYVSNPTTEEASQFMEEYPDIIRWSSIILRLADDLGTSTDELKRGDISKSIQCYMHEAEVSEEKARDHIRNLIGNTWKKINDYQFANPRTFQTFIGIAMNLARMAQCMYQYGDGHGVGHLETKDRVKSLLIKPL; encoded by the exons ATGGCTCTTACCCACTTTGCTTCATCATTTTGTACTCTCCCAGCATTAGCATCTCCAAGTCGCACCTTAGTAGGACCTGTATCAAGCAAGAATTATCGCTCTCTACCTACCAAAGTTCGAAGCATGGTTGCCACCGAAGCTGCTGGTCAAATTCTCCGGCGGTCGGCAAATTATCAAACTTCCATATGGGAGTATGATTATGTCCAGTCACTGACTAGTAAATATAAG GGAGAGCCATATACATCGCGAAGTGAAAAGTTGAAGGCAAACATAAGGATGATGCTGGCGAACGCATCGAAACCCTTGGATCAACTTGAGCTAATCGATGCCTTGCAAAGACTTGGGTTATCTTACCATTTTGTAGATGAAATAAAGAGCACGTTGAAGAGTTTATTctataaaaatcatatagagAATACAAAGACAGTACATGACTTGTATGCTACTGCTCTAGAATTTCGACTCCTAAGGCAGCATGGATACAAGGTACCTCAAG AGGTTTTCAATCAATTCAAGGACGAACAAGGAAACTTTAGGGCATGGATTCATGACGATTTGAAGGGAATGCTGTTTCTGTATGAAGCTTCATACTTCTTGGTAGAAGGCGAGAGCATCTTGGAGGATGCAAGAGACTTCACCaccaaaaatcttgaaaaatatgtCAAGAAGTGCAACCCTTCCGAATATCTTTCAAAGATGGTGAGCCATGCCTTAGAGCTTCCATTGGCTTGGAGGATGCTAAGATTGGAAGCCAATTGGTTCATCAAAGTGTATGAAACTAAAACTGATATGGAACCTGTGTTGTTAGAACTAGCTAAATTGGATTTCAACATGGTACAAGCAGTACACCAAGAAGATCTGAAACATTCATCTAG GTGGTGGAAGAGGACAGGACTCGGAGAAAAGTTGGATTTTGCCAGGGACAGGCTGGTGGAGAATTTCTTATGGACTGTGGGGGTCATATTTGAACCTCAGTTTGGTAATTGCAGGAGAATGCTAACAAAAGTTAATTCACTTATAACAACAATTGATGATGTTTATGATGTCTATGGTACCTTAGATGAGCTTGAGCTATTCACAGATGCCGTTGTAAG ATGGGATCTAAATTTCATGGATCGGCTTCCAGACTATATGAAATTATGTTTTCTCGCATTTTACAATTCAGTTAACGAAATGGCTTATGATATTCTTAAATATCAAGGAGTTGACATCCTTCCTTACTTGAAAAAAGCG TGGGCAGACTTATGTAAATCATATTTATTGGAGGCTAAGTGGTACTTCAGTGGATATACACCAACTCTTCAAGAATACATGGATAATGCATGGATTTCAATTTCAGCACCAGTGATTCTAGttcatgcatatttttatgtttccaATCCAACAACAGAGGAGGCCTCACAATTCATGGAGGAATACCCAGATATAATTCGATGGTCATCCATTATTTTACGCCTTGCTGATGATCTTGGAACCTCCACG gATGAATTAAAACGAGGAGATATTTCcaaatcaattcaatgttaTATGCATGAAGCCGAAGTATCTGAAGAAAAAGCTCGTGATCATATAAGAAATTTAATTGgaaatacatggaaaaaaataaatgattatcaATTTGCTAATCCCCGTACCTTCCAAACTTTCATTGGAATTGCAATGAACCTTGCACGAATGGCGCAATGCATGTATCAATATGGAGATGGACATGGTGTTGGACATCTTGAGACTAAGGATAGGGTGAAATCCTTACTTATTAAGCCTTTATAA
- the LOC118038462 gene encoding protein PSK SIMULATOR 1 — protein sequence MGGICSKKSNGNNKKANPYGKTNGNGVVSSYNEQHISSTQQVKESKEKKELQVANLKQESKESFLYSKNDTGDEFYDGIPRYPSSSIKSRSIRRQAAVAKVSEVSSRLSRAGSVGLGKAVEVLDTLGSSMTNLNPQTFTSSVATKGNELGILAFEVANTVVKGSNLMQSLSVRSVRHLKEEVLPSEGVQNLISKDMDELLRIVAADKREELKIFSGEVVRFGNRCKDPQWHNLDRYFDKISRDRNPRRQLQEEAESIMELLMIMVQFTAELYHELQILDRMEHECQRREGSAAANQRGESLAMLKAELKSQKKRIRNVKKKSLWSRSLEEVMEKLVDIIHFLILEIGNAFGSGDDSVQDEESVSNNPRLGPAGLSLHYANVVMQIDNLVARSSSMPPNSKDTLYQSLPPGVKSALRSKLQSFNVKDELTITEIKDTMEKTLQWLVPMSTNTAKVHHGFGWVGEWASSGSEANRKPAAGAADIIQVETLHHADKEKTEAYILEQLLWLHHLVSKTKSVSSGVSIKSPAKSAIGTQGQKSNQKQEQESPNAADLPDAVTSNAPPRTTEDQKILQDASEENQREENSKSQDINPVDTKLREDGGLSTTNNNSPRKKSEDSATVKNFPSVLPTSDIGIDKEEELDKIDRVDVLRYKGKPGLVTAKT from the exons ATGGGAGGGATTTGTTCAAAGAAATCCAATGGTAACAACAAGAAAGCCAATCCATATGGAAAGACTAATGGGAATGGTGTTGTTTCTTCTTACAACGAGCAACATATTTCAAGTACTCAACAAGTGAAGGAAAGTAAAGAGAAGAAGGAATTGCAAGTGGCAAATTTAAAGCAGGAATCAAAGGAATCATTTTTGTATTCGAAAAATGATACTGGGGATGAGTTTTATGATGGGATTCCTAGATATCCATCATCATCAATCAAATCAAGATCAATTCGCAGACAAGCAGCTGTTGCAAAG GTTTCGGAGGTTAGTTCACGTTTAAGTAGAGCTGGCAGTGTTGGACTGGGGAAAGCAGTGGAGGTCCTGGACACGCTAGGGAGTAGCATGACAAATTTAAACCCTCAGACTTTCACCTCTAGTGTAGCGACTAAGGGCAATGAACTTGGAATTCTAGCTTTTGAGGTAGCTAACACGGTTGTCAAGGGTTCCAACCTCATGCAATCTCTTTCTGTACGAAGTGTAAGACATTTGAAGGAAGAGGTGCTTCCTTCAGAAGGTGTGCAAAATCtgatatcaaaagatatggacGAGCTTTTGAGGATTGTTGCTGCTGACAAGAG AGAAGAGCTGAAAATATTTTCAGGAGAAGTGGTTCGTTTCGGAAATCGTTGTAAAGATCCTCAATGGCACAACTTGGACCGTTATTTTGATAA AATTAGCCGAGATCGTAATCCTCGTAGGCAATTGCAGGAGGAGGCAGAATCCATAATGGAACTCTTAATGATTATGGTTCAGTTTACAGCT GAGCTATACCATGAATTGCAAATTTTGGACAGAATGGAACATGAATGTCAACGTAGGGAGGGCAGTGCAGCAGCTAATCAGAGAG GGGAAAGCCTTGCGATGTTAAAGGCAGaattaaaaagccaaaaaaagcgAATACGAAACGTAAAGAAGAAATCACTTTGGTCTAGAAGTTTGGAAGAG GTGATGGAGAAGCTTGTAGATATCATCCATTTCTTAATCCTCGAGATCGGCAATGCCTTTGGTAGTGGTG ATGATTCCGTACAAGATGAAGAATCTGTTAGCAATAATCCAAGATTGGGACCTGCCGGTCTTTCTTTACATTATGCAAATGTAGTTATGCAAATTGATAATCTT GTGGCAAGATCAAGCTCCATGCCTCCAAATAGTAAGGACACATTGTACCAGAGCTTGCCACCTGGTGTAAAATCAGCTCTACGTTCCAAACTGCAATCGTTTAATGTCAAAGATGAG CTTACCATCACAGAAATTAAAGATACGATGGAGAAGACACTGCAGTGGCTGGTTCCAATGTCCACCAACACAGCCAA AGTACATCACGGTTTTGGTTGGGTTGGAGAGTGGGCAAGTTCCGG GTCTGAGGCCAACAGAAAACCTGCTGCTGGAGCAGCTGATATAATCCAGGTTGAAACACTCCACCATGCGGACAAGGAGAAAACAGAAGCCTATATTCTTGAACAACTATTATGGCTTCACCATCTTGTCAGCAAAACCAAGAGTGTTTCTAGTGGTGTTAGCATAAAATCTCCTGCCAAGTCTGCAATTGGCACACAGGGTCAGAAGTCGAATCAGAAACAAGAGCAAGAGTCACCCAATGCAGCTGACTTGCCTGACGCTGTAACGTCCAATGCACCACCACGAACTACCGAAGACCAAAAAATATTGCAGGACGCAAGTGAGGAAAACCAGAGAGAAGAAAATAGTAAGAGCCAGGACATCAACCCAGTGGATACCAAGTTGAGAGAAGATGGTGGGCTGAGTACGACTAACAACAATTCCCCTCGTAAAAAAAGCGAGGACTCAGCTACTGTCAAAAATTTCCCTTCTGTGCTTCCAACCAGTGATATTGGTATTGACAAGGAGGAAGAACTGGATAAGATTGACAGAGTTGATGTGCTCAGATACAAGGGAAAGCCTGGACTTGTTACTGCCAAAACTTGA